A genomic region of Rhipicephalus sanguineus isolate Rsan-2018 chromosome 3, BIME_Rsan_1.4, whole genome shotgun sequence contains the following coding sequences:
- the LOC119388051 gene encoding activating signal cointegrator 1 isoform X1, whose protein sequence is MSRASQDGDAPMKVYKKAELQDYVQPQKSKSSKKKGSSSKQEPAQETLERLESSMSSNQGPEQQGGPEEERSNIAMTQNATRRKQRFVNLYSQEGRARDVVLLPGRHPCECQAHRHALINNCLRCGRIVCRQEGSGPCFTCGNLVCTNEEKEILSHDSKKSHQLRNKLMNQTIDEGLAKAIEHKNRLLEYDRTSERRTRVIDDNADYYSSDNKWLTLEQREMIRKKEQELRAEQHASRRQQKVTLDFAGRQVVKEDPQHASIQSLLQSLVAPMAETNINDRVCREVESTHFMDPALDMPPPEYMPTGALRAPKRNRPMGDNSLVSTSSSGQVLSSRIQDRALMEMSDDGFALSVQQPFAGLLVSGIKKHEGRAWFTTYRGRLWIHAASRQPSQEDISEVVGIYRKIVNETEVVKFPDEYPTSCLLGCVNLVDCLPQDIYREQYPFGECFSPFVFICEEPQELKTKFPMKGQHKIFKMDSRLHHAAKKTLLCPQILAS, encoded by the exons ATGAGTCGCGCTAGTCAAG ATGGTGACGCTCCCATGAAAGTGTACAAGAAAGCAGAACTGCAGGATTATGTCCAGCCACAAAAATCAAAGTCTTCAAAAAAGAAGGGCTCAAGTTCGAAGCAAGAG CCAGCGCAAGAAACTCTGGAGCGTTTGGAGTCAAGCATGAGCAGCAACCAGGGACCGGAACAACAGGGCGGTCCCGAAGAGGAGCGTTCGAACATTGCCATGACGCAGAACGCGACGCGACGCAAGCAGCGTTTCGTCAACTTGTACAGCCAGGAAGGACGGGCGCGCGACGTCGTGTTGCTTCCAGGCCGCCATCCGTGCGAGTGTCAGGCCCACCGGCACGCGCTCATCAACAACTGCCTCCGCTGCGGCCGCATCGTCTGCCGACAGGAGGGGTCGGGCCCATGCTTCACCTGCGGCAATTTG GTGTGCACTAATGAAGAAAAGGAGATCCTGTCTCATGATTCAAAGAAGAGCCACCAGCTTCGAAACAAGCTCATGAACCAGACCATCGATGAGGGTCTTGCCAAGGCCATTGAGCATAAGAATCGGCTTCTTGAGTATGATCGTACCTC GGAACGCCGTACCCGGGTCATAGATGACAATGCCGACTATTACTCCTCTGACAACAAGTGGCTGACGCTTGAACAACGAGAAATGATTCGTAAAAAGGAACAAGAGTTGCGTGCAGAGCAGCATGCTTCGCGAAGACAGCAGAAG GTGACACTAGATTTCGCTGGCCGCCAAGTGGTGAAGGAGGACCCACAGCATGCCAGCATCCAGAGCTTGTTGCAGTCACTAGTAGCACCTATGGCTGAAACGAATATCAACGACCGTGTGTGTAGAGAAGTGGAATCCACACATTTTATGGATCCAGCCTTGGACATGCCACCCCCTGAG TATATGCCAACTGGGGCCCTCCGAGCACCAAAACGTAACCGTCCCATGGGCGACAATAGCCTGGTGTCCACCTCAAGCAGTGGACAAGTCCTCAGCTCCCGCATTCAGGATCGAGCTCTCATGGAAATGTCCGATGATGGCTTTGCGCTCTCTGTGCAACAACCATTTGCCGGTCTGCTAGTTTCTGGAATCAAAAA GCACGAAGGGCGTGCTTGGTTCACAACATACAGGGGCCGTCTGTGGATCCATGCAGCCAGCAGACAGCCCTCGCAGGAGGACATTAGTGAAGTGGTTGGCATCTATCGCAAGATTGTCAACG AGACGGAAGTTGTGAAATTTCCGGATGAGTACCCAACGAGCTGCCTCTTGGGATGTGTCAATCTTGTTGACTGCCTGCCTCAGGACATTTATCGTGAACAG TATCCATTTGGGGAATGCTTCtctccttttgttttcatttgtgaGGAACCCCAAGAGCTGAAAACAAAGTTTCCAATGAAAGGGCAACACAAAATCT TCAAAATGGACTCAAGGCTACACCATGCAGCAAAGAAAACACTGCTCTGTCCTCAAATCTTGGCAAGctga
- the LOC119388059 gene encoding PCNA-associated factor codes for MVRTKADGASRAVGAKAFRKSMSSPGGASSSSSPSSRKPKGDKYGGGNSYCPRPTPPWQKEISGFLVKASTPEEENQPQTSETASSSDASDSGACGSSSS; via the exons ATGGTGCGAACGAAGGCGGATGGTGCCAGCCGAG CCGTTGGTGCGAAGGCATTCAGGAAAAGCATGAGCAGTCCCGGAGGTGCCTCCAGTTCAAGCTCGCCAAGTTCTCGAAAGCCAAAAGGAG ATAAATACGGAGGTGGCAACTCCTACTGCCCCCGACCAACCCCACCCTggcagaaagaaatttctggGTTCCTCGTAAAGGCAAGCACACCCGAAGAGGAGAATCAACCGCAGACATCAGAGACTGCATCTAGTTCCGACGCATCCGACAGCGGTGCGTGTGGCAGCTCGTCTTCCTAA
- the LOC119388051 gene encoding activating signal cointegrator 1 isoform X2 produces MSRANGDAPMKVYKKAELQDYVQPQKSKSSKKKGSSSKQEPAQETLERLESSMSSNQGPEQQGGPEEERSNIAMTQNATRRKQRFVNLYSQEGRARDVVLLPGRHPCECQAHRHALINNCLRCGRIVCRQEGSGPCFTCGNLVCTNEEKEILSHDSKKSHQLRNKLMNQTIDEGLAKAIEHKNRLLEYDRTSERRTRVIDDNADYYSSDNKWLTLEQREMIRKKEQELRAEQHASRRQQKVTLDFAGRQVVKEDPQHASIQSLLQSLVAPMAETNINDRVCREVESTHFMDPALDMPPPEYMPTGALRAPKRNRPMGDNSLVSTSSSGQVLSSRIQDRALMEMSDDGFALSVQQPFAGLLVSGIKKHEGRAWFTTYRGRLWIHAASRQPSQEDISEVVGIYRKIVNETEVVKFPDEYPTSCLLGCVNLVDCLPQDIYREQYPFGECFSPFVFICEEPQELKTKFPMKGQHKIFKMDSRLHHAAKKTLLCPQILAS; encoded by the exons ATGAGTCGCGCTA ATGGTGACGCTCCCATGAAAGTGTACAAGAAAGCAGAACTGCAGGATTATGTCCAGCCACAAAAATCAAAGTCTTCAAAAAAGAAGGGCTCAAGTTCGAAGCAAGAG CCAGCGCAAGAAACTCTGGAGCGTTTGGAGTCAAGCATGAGCAGCAACCAGGGACCGGAACAACAGGGCGGTCCCGAAGAGGAGCGTTCGAACATTGCCATGACGCAGAACGCGACGCGACGCAAGCAGCGTTTCGTCAACTTGTACAGCCAGGAAGGACGGGCGCGCGACGTCGTGTTGCTTCCAGGCCGCCATCCGTGCGAGTGTCAGGCCCACCGGCACGCGCTCATCAACAACTGCCTCCGCTGCGGCCGCATCGTCTGCCGACAGGAGGGGTCGGGCCCATGCTTCACCTGCGGCAATTTG GTGTGCACTAATGAAGAAAAGGAGATCCTGTCTCATGATTCAAAGAAGAGCCACCAGCTTCGAAACAAGCTCATGAACCAGACCATCGATGAGGGTCTTGCCAAGGCCATTGAGCATAAGAATCGGCTTCTTGAGTATGATCGTACCTC GGAACGCCGTACCCGGGTCATAGATGACAATGCCGACTATTACTCCTCTGACAACAAGTGGCTGACGCTTGAACAACGAGAAATGATTCGTAAAAAGGAACAAGAGTTGCGTGCAGAGCAGCATGCTTCGCGAAGACAGCAGAAG GTGACACTAGATTTCGCTGGCCGCCAAGTGGTGAAGGAGGACCCACAGCATGCCAGCATCCAGAGCTTGTTGCAGTCACTAGTAGCACCTATGGCTGAAACGAATATCAACGACCGTGTGTGTAGAGAAGTGGAATCCACACATTTTATGGATCCAGCCTTGGACATGCCACCCCCTGAG TATATGCCAACTGGGGCCCTCCGAGCACCAAAACGTAACCGTCCCATGGGCGACAATAGCCTGGTGTCCACCTCAAGCAGTGGACAAGTCCTCAGCTCCCGCATTCAGGATCGAGCTCTCATGGAAATGTCCGATGATGGCTTTGCGCTCTCTGTGCAACAACCATTTGCCGGTCTGCTAGTTTCTGGAATCAAAAA GCACGAAGGGCGTGCTTGGTTCACAACATACAGGGGCCGTCTGTGGATCCATGCAGCCAGCAGACAGCCCTCGCAGGAGGACATTAGTGAAGTGGTTGGCATCTATCGCAAGATTGTCAACG AGACGGAAGTTGTGAAATTTCCGGATGAGTACCCAACGAGCTGCCTCTTGGGATGTGTCAATCTTGTTGACTGCCTGCCTCAGGACATTTATCGTGAACAG TATCCATTTGGGGAATGCTTCtctccttttgttttcatttgtgaGGAACCCCAAGAGCTGAAAACAAAGTTTCCAATGAAAGGGCAACACAAAATCT TCAAAATGGACTCAAGGCTACACCATGCAGCAAAGAAAACACTGCTCTGTCCTCAAATCTTGGCAAGctga